The Trueperaceae bacterium sequence GGCGCTGCCGAAGAGGAACACCAGCCGGTCGCCGAGCGCCTCGTAGCGGGGGACGCCCCGCTCGAGCGCCATGCCGGTCAGCAGCCCCGCCCAGGAGACCGCCTCGAGGTGGGCGATCGCGCGGAAGCCGGTGAGGAGGGCGGGGGCGTCCAGGACGGCGCGCATGGCGCAGAGGCTAGCACCGCGCGGTGCCGCGG is a genomic window containing:
- a CDS encoding DUF3817 domain-containing protein: MRAVLDAPALLTGFRAIAHLEAVSWAGLLTGMALERGVPRYEALGDRLVFLFGSAHGGLVIAFLALGLGVGVARRWGPGTYALGFLATLPPFATLAFDAWAHRSGRYRRP